Genomic segment of Phycisphaerae bacterium:
TACACCTCCGGCGCCTATCACCTGCCCGAATCGCACAACGATTTTGTCTTCTCGATCATCGGCCACCAGTTCGGCTTCGTCGGCAGCCTCCTGGTGATCGGGCTCTACGGGATCATCGTGGTCTCGCTGATCGAGATCGCCGGCGTGGTGGTCGAACCGTTCGGACGGCTGATCGTGGTCGGGACGTTCGCGATGATTCTGACCCAGGCGGCGATCAACATGGCCATGACCATCGGGCTGATGCCGATCACCGGCGTGACCCTGCCGTTTGTCAGTTACGGCGGAAGCAGCTTGCTTACGTTCTTTATTCTGATAGGCTTGTGCGTGTCGGTCGATCGGACCCGTCCGGTGGTGATGGGCCCGCGGCCGTTCGAGTTTCCGGATGACGACGCATGACGGCAACGCCGAAGACCATCGACATTCCGTTCAGCGACGGCTATGCCGCCCGAGCCCGGTTCTGGCCGGGCGAAAAGGCGGCCGTGCTGTATCTGCACGGCATCCAGTCGCACGGGTTGTGGTTCGAAGCCTCGGCTGGTTATTTGGCCGAACAGGGCTACGCCGTGCTTCTGCCCGATCGTCGCGGCAGCGGCCTGAACCGCGAGGCCCGCGGCGACGTGCGGCACTTTCGCCGGTGGATCGCCGACACAGCCGAACTGGCCCGCGACCTGGCCCATCGCACCGGTAAGCCGAAAGTCCACCTGCTGGCGGTCAGTTGGGGCGGCAAGCTCGCCGCCGCCGCCGCCCAGGCCCATCCGGAGCTGTTCGCCAGCCTCACGCTGGTCACCCCGGGCATCTTTCCAGCCGTCGATCTGCCGCTGGCGGTCAAGATCCACATCGCCCTCTCGATCTTCGCACGGCCACGAAAGCCATTCCCGATCCCCCTCAACGAACCACAGCTCTTCACTGATAATCCGGTCCGCCAGCGGTTCATCGAGACGGATGAGAACCGCCTGACCCGCGTGACCGCCCGGTTCCTCGGCCATTCGATCCTGCTCGACCGCCGCGTGCGGATCGCCGACCTGCACTTCCCGTTCCCGGTCAAGCTGTATCTGGCGGGGCATGAGCGGATCATCGACAACCCGCGGACGCTCCGCCTGTACCGAAGCTGGCGGGCACCGCGCAAG
This window contains:
- a CDS encoding alpha/beta hydrolase; this translates as MTATPKTIDIPFSDGYAARARFWPGEKAAVLYLHGIQSHGLWFEASAGYLAEQGYAVLLPDRRGSGLNREARGDVRHFRRWIADTAELARDLAHRTGKPKVHLLAVSWGGKLAAAAAQAHPELFASLTLVTPGIFPAVDLPLAVKIHIALSIFARPRKPFPIPLNEPQLFTDNPVRQRFIETDENRLTRVTARFLGHSILLDRRVRIADLHFPFPVKLYLAGHERIIDNPRTLRLYRSWRAPRKALACYDDACHTLEFEPDPSAYLADLKEWMDEVSA